Proteins from a single region of Theobroma cacao cultivar B97-61/B2 chromosome 10, Criollo_cocoa_genome_V2, whole genome shotgun sequence:
- the LOC18586056 gene encoding thaumatin-like protein, translating to MPTPSILFCFFFYFFCIFISFSLTDGTQLILVNNCQESIWPGILGSAGHETPREGGFHLSCGEQTVLELPERWSGRIWPRQGCCFDQTGKGSCQTGDCAGLLECKGTGGKPPATLVEMTLGGPTSPLHYYDVSLVDGFNVPVSMVPIGGGVGCGVAACEADLNVCCPAALVVKKEGKVVGCKSACLAAKTDRYCCTGEFANPKSCAPTVFANLFKAICPRAYSYAYDDSSSLKTCRAPRYVITFCPPN from the exons ATGCCAACCCCTTCGATTCTcttctgcttcttcttctattTCTTCTGCATTTTCATCTCCTTCTCCCTGACAG ATGGCACCCAACTCATACTAGTAAACAACTGTCAAGAAAGCATATGGCCTGGAATCCTCGGCAGTGCAGGCCATGAAACTCCCAGAGAGGGAGGTTTCCATCTCTCCTGTGGTGAACAGACAGTCCTGGAATTACCTGAACGATGGTCAGGTAGAATCTGGCCAAGACAAGGCTGCTGTTTTGACCAAACCGGCAAAGGTTCATGTCAGACTGGAGACTGTGCAGGGCTTTTAGAATGCAAAGGCACTGGAGGCAAACCACCGGCAACTCTTGTTGAAATGACACTTGGTGGTCCAACATCTCCCTTACATTATTACGATGTGAGTTTGGTCGATGGATTCAATGTTCCTGTCTCAATGGTGCCCATAGGTGGTGGCGTTGGATGTGGGGTCGCCGCTTGTGAGGCTGATCTGAATGTCTGTTGCCCTGCTGCCTTGGTTGTGAAGAAAGAAGGGAAGGTGGTGGGGTGCAAGAGTGCATGTTTGGCTGCAAAAACAGATAGGTATTGCTGCACTGGAGAGTTTGCCAATCCCAAAAGTTGCGCACCTACGGTTTTTGCTAATCTGTTTAAGGCCATTTGCCCCAGGGCGTATAGCTATGCTTATGATGATTCTTCAAGTCTTAAGACTTGCAGGGCTCCTCGCTATGTCATTACATTCTGCCCTCCTAATTGA